The following proteins are encoded in a genomic region of Cryptomeria japonica chromosome 11, Sugi_1.0, whole genome shotgun sequence:
- the LOC131041693 gene encoding cyclin-dependent kinase C-2 isoform X4, translated as MAVASAGQLNLKEAPAWGSRSIACFEKLEQIGEGTYGQVYMAKEIKTGEVVALKKIRMDNEREGFPITAIREIKILKKLKHDNVIKLKEIVTSPGPENDEQGNSDGNKYNGSIYMVFEYMDHDLTGLSDRPGMRFSIPQIKCYMRQLLTGLHYCHINQVLHRDIKGSNLLIDNNGILKLADFGLARSFGSDQNQSLTNRVITLWYRPPELLLGSTMYGPAVDMWSVGCIFAELLNGKPILPGKSEPEQVNKIYDLCGSPDESNWPGVSKLKYWSSLKPQKPMRRRVKEAFKNFDKHALDLLERMLTLDPSQRISAKDALDAEYFWTDPVPCLPSSLPKYEASHEFQTKRKRQQQRQQHEEMAKRQKISHTQQHVRVPQQTVPQGHLPLRAAPNQAMPNPQPPVPVGPSHHYGAPRGPGGGQNRHPQGVRPLHPGQGAGYNTNRGYGGPPQQPGGYVTHGMGNQGPRGGAYGVRGVGYPQGGSYGGAAGGRGPNVGGGSRTQLVTNPTAGVPYGGQAYMQQQMQPGDVGASYAPSHRPDYRQPQ; from the exons GCAAGTGTACATGGCAAAGGAGATCAAGACAGGGGAAGTTGTTGCTCTGAAGAAAATTCGCATGGATAATGAAAGAGAAGGG TTCCCTATTACTGCAATCCGAGAGATAAAAATTTTGAAGAAGCTGAAACATGATAATGTTATAAAGCTGAAGGAGATAGTGACTTCTCCAG GCCCAGAAAATGATGAACAAGGAAATTCAG ATGGCAATAAGTACAATGGTAGTATCTATATGGTCTTTGAATATATGGATCATGACCTGACCGGTTTATCAGATCGACCAGGAATGCGTTTTAGTATTCCTCAGATTAAG TGTTATATGCGGCAGTTATTAACAGGGTTGCATTACTGTCATATCAACCAAGTCCTACATCGGGACATCAAAG gatcaaatttgctaatagaCAATAATGGCATTCTAAAGCTTGCGGATTTTGGTCTGGCAAGATCTTTTGGCTCTGATCAAAACCAAAGCTTGACCAATCGAGTCATCACGCTGTGGTATAG GCCTCCTGAATTGCTGCTAGGATCGACAATGTATGGTCCTGCTGTTGACATGTGGTCAGTTGGATGCATATTTGCAGAGCTTCTTAATGGGAAACCGATTTTACCAGGGAAGAGTGAG CCAGAGCAAGTCAATAAAATATATGATCTATGTGGATCTCCAGATGAGAGTAATTGGCCAGGTGTTTCTAAACTAAAATATTGGAGCTCTTTAAAGCCACAAAAGCCAATGAGAAGACGTGTCAAAGAAGCCTTTAAAAA CTTTGACAAAcatgctttggatcttttggaAAGAATGCTTACTTTGGATCCTTCACAG AGAATAAGTGCGAAGGATGCCCTTGATGCAGAATATTTCTGGACTGATCCTGTTCCTTGTTTACCAAGCAG CTTGCCAAAATATGAAGCTTCACATGAGTTTCAAACAAAGAGGAAAAGGCAGCAACAAAGGCAACAACATGAAGAAATGGCAAAGAGACAGAAAATTTCACATACACAACAGCATGTTAGGGTTCCTCAACAAACAGTTCCACAGGGGCATCTTCCATTAAGGGCAGCTCCAAATCAAGCCATGCCCAATCCACAGCCTCCAGTTCCAGTTGGACCTAGTCATCATTATGGAGCACCAAGAGGGCCCGGAGGAGGCCAGAATAGGCATCCTCAGGGGGTGCGCCCTCTTCATCCAGGTCAAGGGGCAGGATACAATACAAATCGAGGATATGGGGGCCCTCCTCAGCAACCAGGAGGTTATGTTACACATGGCATGGGGAATCAAGGACCAAGAGGAGGTGCCTATGGGGTCAGGGGTGTGGGATATCCTCAGGGAGGATCTTATGGTGGAGCAGCTGGAGGCCGAGGACCAAATGTGGGTGGAGGCAGCCGAACTCAATT GGTGACAAACCCAACAGCTGGTGTACCTTATGGAGGTCAGGCTTACATGCAACAG CAAATGCAGCCTGGTGACGTGGGTGCTTCCTATGCTCCATCTCATAGACCTGACTATCGCCAGccccagtga
- the LOC131041693 gene encoding cyclin-dependent kinase C-2 isoform X3, producing MAVASAGQLNLKEAPAWGSRSIACFEKLEQIGEGTYGQVYMAKEIKTGEVVALKKIRMDNEREGFPITAIREIKILKKLKHDNVIKLKEIVTSPGPENDEQGNSDGNKYNGSIYMVFEYMDHDLTGLSDRPGMRFSIPQIKCYMRQLLTGLHYCHINQVLHRDIKGSNLLIDNNGILKLADFGLARSFGSDQNQSLTNRVITLWYRPPELLLGSTMYGPAVDMWSVGCIFAELLNGKPILPGKSEPEQVNKIYDLCGSPDESNWPGVSKLKYWSSLKPQKPMRRRVKEAFKNFDKHALDLLERMLTLDPSQRISAKDALDAEYFWTDPVPCLPSSLPKYEASHEFQTKRKRQQQRQQHEEMAKRQKISHTQQHVRVPQQTVPQGHLPLRAAPNQAMPNPQPPVPVGPSHHYGAPRGPGGGQNRHPQGVRPLHPGQGAGYNTNRGYGGPPQQPGGYVTHGMGNQGPRGGAYGVRGVGYPQGGSYGGAAGGRGPNVGGGSRTQFRVTNPTAGVPYGGQAYMQQQMQPGDVGASYAPSHRPDYRQPQ from the exons GCAAGTGTACATGGCAAAGGAGATCAAGACAGGGGAAGTTGTTGCTCTGAAGAAAATTCGCATGGATAATGAAAGAGAAGGG TTCCCTATTACTGCAATCCGAGAGATAAAAATTTTGAAGAAGCTGAAACATGATAATGTTATAAAGCTGAAGGAGATAGTGACTTCTCCAG GCCCAGAAAATGATGAACAAGGAAATTCAG ATGGCAATAAGTACAATGGTAGTATCTATATGGTCTTTGAATATATGGATCATGACCTGACCGGTTTATCAGATCGACCAGGAATGCGTTTTAGTATTCCTCAGATTAAG TGTTATATGCGGCAGTTATTAACAGGGTTGCATTACTGTCATATCAACCAAGTCCTACATCGGGACATCAAAG gatcaaatttgctaatagaCAATAATGGCATTCTAAAGCTTGCGGATTTTGGTCTGGCAAGATCTTTTGGCTCTGATCAAAACCAAAGCTTGACCAATCGAGTCATCACGCTGTGGTATAG GCCTCCTGAATTGCTGCTAGGATCGACAATGTATGGTCCTGCTGTTGACATGTGGTCAGTTGGATGCATATTTGCAGAGCTTCTTAATGGGAAACCGATTTTACCAGGGAAGAGTGAG CCAGAGCAAGTCAATAAAATATATGATCTATGTGGATCTCCAGATGAGAGTAATTGGCCAGGTGTTTCTAAACTAAAATATTGGAGCTCTTTAAAGCCACAAAAGCCAATGAGAAGACGTGTCAAAGAAGCCTTTAAAAA CTTTGACAAAcatgctttggatcttttggaAAGAATGCTTACTTTGGATCCTTCACAG AGAATAAGTGCGAAGGATGCCCTTGATGCAGAATATTTCTGGACTGATCCTGTTCCTTGTTTACCAAGCAG CTTGCCAAAATATGAAGCTTCACATGAGTTTCAAACAAAGAGGAAAAGGCAGCAACAAAGGCAACAACATGAAGAAATGGCAAAGAGACAGAAAATTTCACATACACAACAGCATGTTAGGGTTCCTCAACAAACAGTTCCACAGGGGCATCTTCCATTAAGGGCAGCTCCAAATCAAGCCATGCCCAATCCACAGCCTCCAGTTCCAGTTGGACCTAGTCATCATTATGGAGCACCAAGAGGGCCCGGAGGAGGCCAGAATAGGCATCCTCAGGGGGTGCGCCCTCTTCATCCAGGTCAAGGGGCAGGATACAATACAAATCGAGGATATGGGGGCCCTCCTCAGCAACCAGGAGGTTATGTTACACATGGCATGGGGAATCAAGGACCAAGAGGAGGTGCCTATGGGGTCAGGGGTGTGGGATATCCTCAGGGAGGATCTTATGGTGGAGCAGCTGGAGGCCGAGGACCAAATGTGGGTGGAGGCAGCCGAACTCAATT cagGGTGACAAACCCAACAGCTGGTGTACCTTATGGAGGTCAGGCTTACATGCAACAG CAAATGCAGCCTGGTGACGTGGGTGCTTCCTATGCTCCATCTCATAGACCTGACTATCGCCAGccccagtga
- the LOC131041693 gene encoding cyclin-dependent kinase C-2 isoform X1 — MAVASAGQLNLKEAPAWGSRSIACFEKLEQIGEGTYGQVYMAKEIKTGEVVALKKIRMDNEREGFPITAIREIKILKKLKHDNVIKLKEIVTSPGPENDEQGNSDGNKYNGSIYMVFEYMDHDLTGLSDRPGMRFSIPQIKCYMRQLLTGLHYCHINQVLHRDIKGSNLLIDNNGILKLADFGLARSFGSDQNQSLTNRVITLWYRPPELLLGSTMYGPAVDMWSVGCIFAELLNGKPILPGKSEPEQVNKIYDLCGSPDESNWPGVSKLKYWSSLKPQKPMRRRVKEAFKNFDKHALDLLERMLTLDPSQRISAKDALDAEYFWTDPVPCLPSSLPKYEASHEFQTKRKRQQQRQQHEEMAKRQKISHTQQHVRVPQQTVPQGHLPLRAAPNQAMPNPQPPVPVGPSHHYGAPRGPGGGQNRHPQGVRPLHPGQGAGYNTNRGYGGPPQQPGGYVTHGMGNQGPRGGAYGVRGVGYPQGGSYGGAAGGRGPNVGGGSRTQLYGRVTNPTAGVPYGGQAYMQQQMQPGDVGASYAPSHRPDYRQPQ, encoded by the exons GCAAGTGTACATGGCAAAGGAGATCAAGACAGGGGAAGTTGTTGCTCTGAAGAAAATTCGCATGGATAATGAAAGAGAAGGG TTCCCTATTACTGCAATCCGAGAGATAAAAATTTTGAAGAAGCTGAAACATGATAATGTTATAAAGCTGAAGGAGATAGTGACTTCTCCAG GCCCAGAAAATGATGAACAAGGAAATTCAG ATGGCAATAAGTACAATGGTAGTATCTATATGGTCTTTGAATATATGGATCATGACCTGACCGGTTTATCAGATCGACCAGGAATGCGTTTTAGTATTCCTCAGATTAAG TGTTATATGCGGCAGTTATTAACAGGGTTGCATTACTGTCATATCAACCAAGTCCTACATCGGGACATCAAAG gatcaaatttgctaatagaCAATAATGGCATTCTAAAGCTTGCGGATTTTGGTCTGGCAAGATCTTTTGGCTCTGATCAAAACCAAAGCTTGACCAATCGAGTCATCACGCTGTGGTATAG GCCTCCTGAATTGCTGCTAGGATCGACAATGTATGGTCCTGCTGTTGACATGTGGTCAGTTGGATGCATATTTGCAGAGCTTCTTAATGGGAAACCGATTTTACCAGGGAAGAGTGAG CCAGAGCAAGTCAATAAAATATATGATCTATGTGGATCTCCAGATGAGAGTAATTGGCCAGGTGTTTCTAAACTAAAATATTGGAGCTCTTTAAAGCCACAAAAGCCAATGAGAAGACGTGTCAAAGAAGCCTTTAAAAA CTTTGACAAAcatgctttggatcttttggaAAGAATGCTTACTTTGGATCCTTCACAG AGAATAAGTGCGAAGGATGCCCTTGATGCAGAATATTTCTGGACTGATCCTGTTCCTTGTTTACCAAGCAG CTTGCCAAAATATGAAGCTTCACATGAGTTTCAAACAAAGAGGAAAAGGCAGCAACAAAGGCAACAACATGAAGAAATGGCAAAGAGACAGAAAATTTCACATACACAACAGCATGTTAGGGTTCCTCAACAAACAGTTCCACAGGGGCATCTTCCATTAAGGGCAGCTCCAAATCAAGCCATGCCCAATCCACAGCCTCCAGTTCCAGTTGGACCTAGTCATCATTATGGAGCACCAAGAGGGCCCGGAGGAGGCCAGAATAGGCATCCTCAGGGGGTGCGCCCTCTTCATCCAGGTCAAGGGGCAGGATACAATACAAATCGAGGATATGGGGGCCCTCCTCAGCAACCAGGAGGTTATGTTACACATGGCATGGGGAATCAAGGACCAAGAGGAGGTGCCTATGGGGTCAGGGGTGTGGGATATCCTCAGGGAGGATCTTATGGTGGAGCAGCTGGAGGCCGAGGACCAAATGTGGGTGGAGGCAGCCGAACTCAATTGTATGG cagGGTGACAAACCCAACAGCTGGTGTACCTTATGGAGGTCAGGCTTACATGCAACAG CAAATGCAGCCTGGTGACGTGGGTGCTTCCTATGCTCCATCTCATAGACCTGACTATCGCCAGccccagtga
- the LOC131041693 gene encoding cyclin-dependent kinase C-2 isoform X2, with protein MAVASAGQLNLKEAPAWGSRSIACFEKLEQIGEGTYGQVYMAKEIKTGEVVALKKIRMDNEREGFPITAIREIKILKKLKHDNVIKLKEIVTSPGPENDEQGNSDGNKYNGSIYMVFEYMDHDLTGLSDRPGMRFSIPQIKCYMRQLLTGLHYCHINQVLHRDIKGSNLLIDNNGILKLADFGLARSFGSDQNQSLTNRVITLWYRPPELLLGSTMYGPAVDMWSVGCIFAELLNGKPILPGKSEPEQVNKIYDLCGSPDESNWPGVSKLKYWSSLKPQKPMRRRVKEAFKNFDKHALDLLERMLTLDPSQRISAKDALDAEYFWTDPVPCLPSSLPKYEASHEFQTKRKRQQQRQQHEEMAKRQKISHTQQHVRVPQQTVPQGHLPLRAAPNQAMPNPQPPVPVGPSHHYGAPRGPGGGQNRHPQGVRPLHPGQGAGYNTNRGYGGPPQQPGGYVTHGMGNQGPRGGAYGVRGVGYPQGGSYGGAAGGRGPNVGGGSRTQLYGVTNPTAGVPYGGQAYMQQQMQPGDVGASYAPSHRPDYRQPQ; from the exons GCAAGTGTACATGGCAAAGGAGATCAAGACAGGGGAAGTTGTTGCTCTGAAGAAAATTCGCATGGATAATGAAAGAGAAGGG TTCCCTATTACTGCAATCCGAGAGATAAAAATTTTGAAGAAGCTGAAACATGATAATGTTATAAAGCTGAAGGAGATAGTGACTTCTCCAG GCCCAGAAAATGATGAACAAGGAAATTCAG ATGGCAATAAGTACAATGGTAGTATCTATATGGTCTTTGAATATATGGATCATGACCTGACCGGTTTATCAGATCGACCAGGAATGCGTTTTAGTATTCCTCAGATTAAG TGTTATATGCGGCAGTTATTAACAGGGTTGCATTACTGTCATATCAACCAAGTCCTACATCGGGACATCAAAG gatcaaatttgctaatagaCAATAATGGCATTCTAAAGCTTGCGGATTTTGGTCTGGCAAGATCTTTTGGCTCTGATCAAAACCAAAGCTTGACCAATCGAGTCATCACGCTGTGGTATAG GCCTCCTGAATTGCTGCTAGGATCGACAATGTATGGTCCTGCTGTTGACATGTGGTCAGTTGGATGCATATTTGCAGAGCTTCTTAATGGGAAACCGATTTTACCAGGGAAGAGTGAG CCAGAGCAAGTCAATAAAATATATGATCTATGTGGATCTCCAGATGAGAGTAATTGGCCAGGTGTTTCTAAACTAAAATATTGGAGCTCTTTAAAGCCACAAAAGCCAATGAGAAGACGTGTCAAAGAAGCCTTTAAAAA CTTTGACAAAcatgctttggatcttttggaAAGAATGCTTACTTTGGATCCTTCACAG AGAATAAGTGCGAAGGATGCCCTTGATGCAGAATATTTCTGGACTGATCCTGTTCCTTGTTTACCAAGCAG CTTGCCAAAATATGAAGCTTCACATGAGTTTCAAACAAAGAGGAAAAGGCAGCAACAAAGGCAACAACATGAAGAAATGGCAAAGAGACAGAAAATTTCACATACACAACAGCATGTTAGGGTTCCTCAACAAACAGTTCCACAGGGGCATCTTCCATTAAGGGCAGCTCCAAATCAAGCCATGCCCAATCCACAGCCTCCAGTTCCAGTTGGACCTAGTCATCATTATGGAGCACCAAGAGGGCCCGGAGGAGGCCAGAATAGGCATCCTCAGGGGGTGCGCCCTCTTCATCCAGGTCAAGGGGCAGGATACAATACAAATCGAGGATATGGGGGCCCTCCTCAGCAACCAGGAGGTTATGTTACACATGGCATGGGGAATCAAGGACCAAGAGGAGGTGCCTATGGGGTCAGGGGTGTGGGATATCCTCAGGGAGGATCTTATGGTGGAGCAGCTGGAGGCCGAGGACCAAATGTGGGTGGAGGCAGCCGAACTCAATTGTATGG GGTGACAAACCCAACAGCTGGTGTACCTTATGGAGGTCAGGCTTACATGCAACAG CAAATGCAGCCTGGTGACGTGGGTGCTTCCTATGCTCCATCTCATAGACCTGACTATCGCCAGccccagtga